The proteins below are encoded in one region of Planctopirus limnophila DSM 3776:
- a CDS encoding ATP-binding protein, with product MTIPARERTAIIQSLAAGVVPGIGLHHIQVGRNDEVQALVRDLEQVGQGGAACRFIIGRFGSGKTFFLNLLRTVALQRKFVVAQADITTERRLHGSNGQARSLYAELIKNLSTRSKPDGGALPNLVQRWVGDVDHEVREDGGDDEGVRRELLKRLQPLQELVSGYDFANVIVKYFEGFLTHNEVQQQAALRWLRGEYATKTEARQDLGVRSIIEDDSFYDYLKLLAAFVRMAGFAGLLVNVDELVVLSHRLNNTVARNNNYEAILRIVNDSLQGRASGIGFVFAGTPECLEDRRRGIFSYEALATRLAANRFASEGLRDLNAPVVHLESLTAEDCYVLLDNIRNVFDGGDLAKRLLPDEGIVRYLEVCQQRMGSSYFQTPRDTVKDFVGLMQVLQQNPTASWEQLLSIKQAESFVPTTDEMNLDTAREENSENLPKNSDDLTTFRL from the coding sequence ATGACCATCCCTGCCCGAGAACGGACTGCGATCATTCAATCCTTGGCTGCCGGAGTGGTTCCCGGTATTGGTTTGCACCATATTCAGGTAGGCCGCAACGACGAGGTACAAGCTCTCGTGCGGGATCTTGAACAGGTTGGACAAGGTGGTGCGGCTTGCCGCTTCATTATTGGGCGATTTGGCAGTGGAAAGACATTCTTTCTGAACCTACTGCGAACCGTTGCTCTCCAACGGAAGTTTGTGGTGGCCCAAGCAGACATCACGACAGAGCGACGACTGCACGGATCAAATGGCCAAGCAAGATCTCTTTATGCAGAGCTAATCAAGAATCTGTCGACGAGATCCAAGCCCGACGGCGGAGCCTTGCCAAATCTCGTCCAACGCTGGGTTGGTGATGTGGATCATGAGGTGCGCGAAGATGGGGGCGACGATGAGGGCGTCCGCAGAGAACTTCTCAAGCGACTTCAACCGCTGCAGGAACTCGTCAGTGGCTACGACTTTGCCAATGTGATTGTCAAATATTTTGAGGGCTTTTTGACTCATAACGAAGTACAACAGCAAGCTGCATTGCGCTGGTTGCGTGGAGAATACGCCACAAAAACAGAAGCCCGGCAGGACCTTGGAGTCCGCTCCATCATTGAGGATGATTCATTCTATGATTATTTGAAACTCCTTGCTGCATTTGTCCGAATGGCAGGATTTGCAGGGCTGCTCGTCAACGTTGATGAGTTAGTGGTTCTATCACATCGTTTAAACAACACAGTGGCGCGTAACAACAATTACGAAGCGATTCTTCGTATTGTGAATGATTCGCTGCAGGGGCGCGCAAGTGGAATTGGTTTTGTTTTCGCAGGAACACCCGAGTGTCTCGAAGACCGTCGCAGAGGAATTTTCAGCTATGAAGCATTGGCCACACGACTTGCTGCCAATCGCTTTGCTTCGGAAGGATTAAGGGATCTCAATGCGCCTGTCGTCCATTTAGAAAGCCTCACTGCCGAAGATTGTTATGTGCTGCTCGACAATATTCGAAATGTGTTTGACGGTGGCGACCTTGCGAAGCGACTACTTCCCGATGAAGGTATTGTGAGATACTTGGAAGTCTGCCAGCAACGCATGGGATCGTCCTATTTCCAAACGCCGCGTGATACTGTTAAGGATTTTGTGGGCCTAATGCAGGTTCTTCAACAGAATCCCACAGCATCTTGGGAGCAATTGCTCTCGATAAAACAGGCTGAATCTTTTGTCCCCACTACGGACGAGATGAACCTTGATACCGCAAGGGAAGAAAATTCTGAAAATCTGCCAAAAAACTCCGACGACCTAACGACGTTTCGATTATGA
- a CDS encoding tellurite resistance TerB family protein, with protein MEPFVELWRRVTGAQAKQEQKRSSGSSRENVWDFAKRTWNPKPQPQAKFYDSKTKLLFDRGQVVSPLVYVFPGIADAAPDASLIETGLPVAPSGTEAEDLPYWPSYRGSSPAQRSRYLDWLIGGRSDPAIPLGYVFIYFYGLERRVLIDGADHTSIAEELIRLLKIYSSSRSFRQYGTSLLWATIWLSLKSTSVTGKVMEQALETGSWSEQTLNTCLACFAKMQAVLPTTLVHRLVENDVRTPRSVISQRHAELHRDSFERGLRQKYPDGFRLRTGRRDKQFEYYPASATLGRLQDSGGPLAEERIPNVLGLNSQLQPLIDVCVQTNEELKAYDRAHRKSNGSAMTAEMYESLPEHLRGWEHPHFKIWHAVMNRHVTEDGWTVVPIGELAKLEGISERKKLTKSQSMELALTATHMRLALEPDPRLTGKAYDWDQPVNVFPASEELSEDIASYHAAAVVMELGVAIAAADGQIDPIELGRLGTHLETQFQLSAQDSLRLEYLRYLLTKYPPTEFSAARTLQKNLTVPQRKQVGEFLVGIAAADEVIDPAEVKALGKAYRALGLETSDLKQLLQSISIPAQAVASTAAQASETFQLDLNRINAIMTETAKVTQFLRDALREDFEVDNADVELPTHSTESVSALIVPVATSQETLADSRFEGLSSRLVPFARFLIAEEQWPLKSLETEARSRGLMLGAAIEQINEWAFDRLPDALLIEDGEFIVVQRELLPQVRETP; from the coding sequence ATGGAACCGTTCGTCGAACTTTGGAGGCGGGTGACGGGGGCGCAGGCTAAGCAGGAGCAAAAAAGGTCAAGTGGGAGTTCCAGAGAAAACGTCTGGGATTTCGCTAAACGAACCTGGAATCCCAAACCTCAACCACAAGCAAAGTTCTACGATTCAAAAACGAAACTACTGTTTGATCGTGGTCAAGTTGTCAGCCCACTCGTGTATGTGTTTCCGGGAATAGCGGACGCCGCACCGGATGCATCTCTCATCGAAACCGGCTTGCCAGTAGCACCATCAGGGACAGAGGCTGAAGACCTTCCTTATTGGCCGAGTTATCGAGGTTCCTCACCCGCCCAGAGATCGCGTTATCTCGACTGGTTGATTGGTGGCAGGTCTGATCCGGCAATCCCCTTGGGTTACGTTTTTATCTATTTTTATGGCCTCGAACGACGGGTATTGATCGACGGAGCCGACCATACGTCGATCGCAGAGGAACTCATTCGGCTGCTGAAAATCTATTCTTCGTCGCGATCATTTCGACAATACGGCACATCGTTGCTGTGGGCGACCATCTGGCTCAGTTTAAAATCAACATCGGTTACCGGAAAGGTGATGGAGCAAGCGCTCGAAACAGGGTCTTGGAGCGAACAAACTTTGAATACCTGTCTAGCATGCTTTGCAAAAATGCAGGCAGTACTCCCCACTACCCTGGTTCATCGCCTCGTCGAGAACGATGTTCGCACGCCTCGCAGCGTCATCTCACAGCGACATGCGGAACTCCACCGCGATTCGTTCGAACGTGGCCTACGTCAAAAGTATCCGGATGGCTTTCGTTTGCGGACTGGAAGGCGTGACAAGCAATTTGAATACTATCCCGCCAGTGCCACGCTTGGGCGTTTGCAAGATTCTGGCGGTCCCTTGGCGGAGGAGCGAATTCCCAATGTTCTAGGGCTCAACTCACAACTTCAACCATTGATCGATGTCTGTGTACAGACCAACGAAGAGCTCAAAGCCTACGATCGGGCTCATCGAAAGTCTAATGGTAGTGCGATGACGGCCGAGATGTATGAGTCATTGCCCGAACATCTGCGTGGATGGGAACATCCTCACTTCAAAATCTGGCATGCGGTCATGAATCGTCATGTCACGGAAGATGGCTGGACGGTCGTCCCGATAGGAGAGCTCGCCAAGCTCGAAGGAATCTCGGAAAGGAAGAAGCTGACAAAAAGTCAATCAATGGAATTGGCACTGACAGCGACTCACATGCGACTGGCACTCGAACCAGACCCTCGACTCACAGGAAAAGCTTATGATTGGGATCAGCCGGTCAATGTCTTTCCGGCTAGTGAGGAGTTGAGCGAAGACATTGCGTCGTACCATGCGGCAGCAGTCGTAATGGAGTTAGGTGTCGCGATTGCAGCCGCTGATGGTCAGATCGACCCGATCGAACTCGGTCGACTCGGCACCCACCTGGAAACTCAATTTCAACTCTCTGCTCAAGATTCCTTGCGACTGGAATATCTGCGGTATTTGCTAACGAAGTATCCCCCGACAGAATTCTCTGCTGCTCGTACTCTACAAAAAAACCTGACTGTCCCCCAACGGAAGCAAGTGGGTGAATTCCTTGTCGGTATTGCTGCTGCCGATGAGGTGATTGATCCCGCAGAAGTCAAAGCCCTTGGAAAGGCCTATCGAGCGCTGGGATTGGAAACATCAGACCTCAAGCAGCTCCTCCAGTCGATTTCAATACCAGCTCAGGCTGTCGCATCAACCGCCGCGCAAGCTTCGGAGACCTTCCAGCTTGATCTCAATCGTATTAATGCAATTATGACCGAAACAGCTAAAGTAACACAGTTCCTCCGCGATGCCCTACGGGAGGATTTTGAAGTCGATAATGCTGACGTCGAACTTCCCACGCATTCGACAGAATCCGTTTCCGCTTTAATCGTTCCAGTCGCGACTTCTCAAGAAACTCTGGCGGACTCACGCTTTGAAGGACTTTCCTCTCGGCTTGTTCCTTTTGCAAGGTTCCTTATCGCAGAAGAACAATGGCCGCTAAAGTCATTGGAAACAGAGGCTAGGAGTCGCGGTCTCATGCTGGGAGCGGCGATTGAGCAAATCAATGAGTGGGCTTTCGACCGACTGCCTGACGCGTTGCTGATTGAAGATGGCGAGTTCATCGTCGTGCAGCGTGAACTACTTCCACAAGTTAGAGAGACTCCATGA
- a CDS encoding AAA domain-containing protein produces MREDTHQDAADSFIGDACGEPARFPQELTLSSGDPTYLRDARKAVREELRISSRWVRLTCQKVHVFSESDRGVIFAIYVGSGLEFDWTWEGALAFRPHALEENDAIDLADFEESPVEEASQWSGEILEVDPQQGCLFISLTSSDHPPTVGTFLVRPFDFLGTLDDIYHEERFRSLSEVLSQRLSAATGSQSPQVRHTAAGGLKELSPWWQYSWSMLWGPPGTGKTYTIGRQVAAALADPTERILVVSTTNRATDAVALSIGTATVELADSHVEELGLVRIGRGAAVDRFQSHGLDSMLVGTETEKLREIELLSRQLPLVDSWEEKAFLRKKIQELRSSVGDHGRVIFTHRDFRVVITTSFKALQFLHQETVRSLLERNEAPFTTIVIDEAGLISRAATAALSLLAARRVVLVGDSKQLAPISRVRRVLTTVQQAWLASSGVSHLHHMTNVSPAVHVLTEQRRMRPEICQVVSAYQYGSILTTAPEVNSRPCPLPPCLSQQPRAIWYVIDEENKNLASIRAERGPGNRSWIRKGSLAVLEKILQASEMRTCHGLFISPYVAQAQMFGQWFAENRLESWEASTVHRQQGSEADVVIFDTVNAGSHQWPHDEWKRLVNVAISRAREAVIVIASRSEMEEPYLSPLGQLLTPQVLVKKRGGVQWQSASQLTPPDADEPCEGDDTLGGQFALRRKMKPILSQEQQRLSQLELDGKPRLVRGVAGSGKTVVLSNWLAQTASRLQGDPQAKIWAVYANRTLHSLLSSSIEAAWKNQRNLLEFPWDQVELIHVRDLLAQLLPSVGLSMEQYKFNYDKASEDFLNQQSETTIRHSCRALFLDEAQDMGPHTLRLLLSLVEQTRPEDHNSRSAHIFFDNAQNLYGRKTPKWSEFGLDLRGRSTVMKESFRSTRPITEFAVNVLQRLAPTADLQDHKELQSLGLLTKELRDREEWLRVEYNQIDGPRPYVRQHATRDHELEVLQNDLVKLLIDEKVPPNDICLIINGNWIWERLLSDVAPRLEQFNVELSLQKSQKFERKRKTLLVTTANSFKGYEAEVVLIPCADNFIDSDDNVLASSLYVAMTRARSVLGIYSTHNANSSATLLNQTLARCGQLLKTPPAIRTLSGREELEDIIQQSSDHGLESD; encoded by the coding sequence GTGCGTGAGGACACTCATCAAGATGCCGCTGACTCGTTCATTGGAGATGCGTGCGGGGAACCCGCCCGATTTCCCCAGGAACTGACCCTGTCTAGCGGTGATCCGACCTATCTTCGAGATGCTCGCAAGGCGGTACGCGAAGAACTGCGAATCAGCTCACGATGGGTCCGTCTGACTTGCCAGAAAGTGCATGTGTTTTCCGAGAGTGATCGTGGAGTAATCTTTGCGATCTATGTTGGCAGCGGTCTTGAGTTTGATTGGACGTGGGAAGGTGCCTTGGCCTTTCGGCCACACGCTCTGGAGGAGAATGATGCCATTGACCTGGCCGACTTTGAAGAATCGCCTGTCGAAGAGGCCAGCCAGTGGTCAGGCGAAATTCTGGAAGTTGATCCCCAACAGGGATGCTTGTTCATTAGCTTGACCAGTTCGGATCATCCTCCCACTGTGGGGACATTTCTGGTCAGGCCCTTTGATTTTCTCGGTACCCTTGATGACATTTACCATGAAGAGCGGTTCCGGTCACTTTCTGAAGTTCTCAGTCAACGATTGAGCGCTGCCACGGGGAGTCAATCCCCCCAAGTCCGGCATACCGCCGCTGGAGGACTCAAAGAACTCTCCCCATGGTGGCAATACAGTTGGAGTATGCTCTGGGGTCCACCCGGAACAGGCAAAACCTACACCATCGGCCGTCAAGTGGCTGCCGCACTGGCGGACCCTACGGAACGAATTCTGGTTGTCTCCACGACCAATCGGGCAACAGATGCAGTGGCTTTATCGATCGGAACTGCTACGGTCGAACTCGCAGACTCCCATGTTGAAGAACTAGGACTTGTTCGGATTGGACGCGGGGCGGCCGTCGATCGATTTCAGAGCCATGGTCTTGACTCAATGCTCGTTGGCACAGAAACCGAGAAGTTGCGTGAGATCGAATTGTTGAGTCGTCAACTGCCTCTGGTTGACTCCTGGGAAGAGAAGGCCTTCCTTCGAAAGAAAATTCAAGAACTCCGATCCTCGGTGGGCGACCATGGGCGAGTCATCTTTACCCATCGCGACTTCCGGGTTGTGATCACAACGTCGTTTAAGGCCCTCCAGTTTCTCCACCAGGAGACAGTACGTTCGTTGCTGGAGCGTAACGAGGCCCCCTTCACGACGATTGTGATTGATGAAGCAGGTCTCATCTCCAGGGCAGCGACAGCGGCACTTTCTCTTTTGGCAGCTCGACGAGTTGTGTTGGTCGGTGATTCCAAACAGCTGGCGCCCATCAGTCGCGTGCGGCGCGTGTTGACGACGGTTCAACAGGCTTGGCTAGCCAGTAGTGGTGTCAGCCATCTTCATCACATGACCAACGTCTCGCCTGCTGTCCATGTGCTAACAGAACAACGGCGAATGCGTCCTGAGATCTGTCAGGTCGTCTCGGCCTATCAGTACGGTTCCATTCTGACCACGGCTCCAGAAGTCAACTCGCGACCTTGTCCATTGCCTCCATGTCTTAGCCAGCAGCCACGGGCCATTTGGTACGTGATTGATGAAGAAAACAAAAACCTGGCCTCCATTCGTGCCGAGCGTGGGCCAGGAAATCGGAGTTGGATTCGAAAGGGATCTCTGGCCGTCTTGGAGAAGATCCTGCAAGCATCGGAAATGAGAACTTGCCATGGGCTTTTCATTTCTCCCTATGTCGCCCAGGCTCAAATGTTTGGTCAATGGTTTGCTGAAAACAGGCTCGAAAGCTGGGAAGCATCAACGGTGCATCGTCAGCAGGGATCAGAAGCTGATGTTGTGATTTTTGACACGGTGAACGCAGGGAGTCATCAATGGCCCCATGACGAGTGGAAACGCTTGGTGAATGTGGCGATCAGTCGTGCACGAGAAGCCGTGATTGTGATCGCCAGTCGTAGTGAAATGGAAGAACCCTATCTCAGTCCTCTAGGGCAATTGCTCACCCCTCAAGTTCTGGTTAAGAAAAGAGGGGGAGTTCAGTGGCAGTCCGCAAGTCAGCTCACACCTCCTGATGCCGATGAACCTTGCGAGGGGGACGACACGTTGGGTGGGCAATTTGCCTTGCGCCGCAAGATGAAGCCCATTTTGTCCCAGGAACAGCAGCGACTGAGTCAACTGGAGTTGGATGGGAAACCACGTCTGGTACGCGGTGTGGCGGGAAGCGGAAAGACCGTGGTCCTTTCCAATTGGCTGGCTCAGACAGCCAGTCGTTTGCAGGGTGATCCCCAAGCAAAAATCTGGGCCGTTTACGCCAATCGAACACTGCATAGTTTGCTCAGCAGTTCCATTGAGGCCGCCTGGAAGAATCAACGGAATCTACTGGAGTTCCCTTGGGACCAAGTGGAACTGATTCATGTGCGCGATCTGCTTGCGCAGCTCCTGCCGAGCGTCGGGCTTTCGATGGAGCAATACAAATTCAACTACGATAAGGCCTCGGAGGACTTTTTGAATCAGCAGTCAGAAACAACAATCCGACATTCATGCCGGGCCTTGTTTCTGGATGAAGCCCAGGACATGGGCCCCCACACTCTGAGACTTCTCCTCTCCCTCGTGGAACAAACTCGACCTGAAGACCACAACAGTCGGTCGGCACACATTTTCTTCGACAATGCCCAGAACTTATATGGTCGGAAAACACCAAAATGGTCCGAGTTTGGCCTCGATCTCCGTGGCCGATCGACCGTGATGAAAGAGAGCTTTCGCTCAACCCGTCCGATTACCGAGTTCGCTGTCAATGTTTTGCAGCGATTAGCGCCAACTGCCGATTTGCAGGATCACAAAGAACTCCAGTCACTCGGACTTTTGACCAAAGAATTGCGAGATCGTGAAGAGTGGTTGCGAGTGGAATACAACCAAATTGACGGACCCCGACCCTATGTTCGCCAGCACGCCACCAGAGATCACGAACTGGAAGTTCTCCAAAACGATTTGGTGAAGCTTTTGATTGACGAGAAAGTGCCACCAAATGATATCTGTCTGATTATCAATGGGAACTGGATTTGGGAACGGCTGCTGTCCGATGTCGCCCCGCGACTGGAGCAGTTCAATGTCGAACTCTCCCTGCAAAAAAGCCAGAAGTTCGAGCGGAAACGTAAGACATTGTTGGTGACGACCGCAAATTCATTCAAAGGCTACGAAGCTGAAGTCGTGCTCATTCCATGTGCCGATAATTTTATTGACTCAGACGATAACGTGCTGGCATCCAGTCTCTACGTCGCCATGACGAGAGCACGCTCTGTACTCGGCATCTACTCCACGCACAACGCGAATTCATCTGCTACACTCCTGAATCAAACTCTTGCCCGATGTGGACAACTTCTCAAGACGCCGCCAGCCATCAGGACACTCAGTGGCCGAGAAGAATTGGAAGACATTATTCAGCAAAGTTCAGATCATGGTTTGGAGAGTGACTAA